The genomic region CCCGGCGGCGGCGAGGCGGTGCCCGTCTTTTAGAAGAAGAAGCTCACCCCGGCGCCGAAGGTCATACCGGAGAACCGCTCCACCTCGGGGGTGAAGGGATGGATGTAGTGGAAGCCCACCTCGACAATCAACGACGGCTGGAGTGGGAACTCGGCCCCCACTTCGACGAAGACGGCGAAGTTCTGGGCGTTCTGGAGGTAGTTGAAGGGGTCCCCGCTCTGGCGCTCGATGTTCAGGGAGGTGGTCCGGAGCGTGTACATCGGCCCGGCCCCGAAGTAAGGCGAAATCCACGTGGTGGGCGAGAAGCTGATGCGCGGTGAGATGCCGAAGGTCATCAGGTTGCCGGTCGGATTCAGGTCCCAGGCCCGCCACATGTCGGGCATCAGGAGGCCGGTGTACTCGAAGAAGCCGTAGAGCTCGAGCTCGCCGCCCCTGAAGCGGTACCCGACGCGGAGGGAGCCGCTGACGCCGTCGTGGAAGAGGTAGGAGGGCCCGGAGTAAGCCCAGTAGCCGCCGAAGAGCCCCACCGCGAATCCGGAAATGGGCTTGCGCGGCGCCTCGGCGAAGGACGCCGCCATCAGCAGCAACAGCAGCACTACGAGGGCTTTACGCAAGGCTCCCTCCCGCCGGGGACCCCATTTTCTCGGGCAGTATAGCAGGCGGGTCGGATAAGTGTCAACGAATACAACATTTTGAGGAGCAAAAAGCGGACCAGGAAACCGGCGGGGCCTCCTTTCGGGATCCCCGGACGACTCCGAGTAGCGGATTAACCCCAGAGCGGGGATTACCACCCGTGAAAGACATCAAGAGTAAGTAAATACATACCAATCCTCGAGAAGTAAAAAAGCCAATTAAATCGACGAATCCCCTTAAAACCTTAAATACCTTGACAACCCGTTGAATAGGAGGCTATACTTTTAACGGTAGGATGAAGTTCGGCTTCATGCCGTGTGGGTGTTTGGTTGAGGCCATTCACTCCTATATCCTACCTAATTCATATCCAATTTAAAGGTTGTCGCTTGGTATAATACTCCCCATAGGGTTTGTTACTAGTATCATCAATATCTTGAACGAGCCTTACCGCATCCCAGAGATACCTGATAAATCGTTCCTCTCCCTTCTCGTAAAACCTCTGAAGCGCCCACAAGAAATAATCTGTCGATTGCAGCCCTCCGCAATGGGTGGAATCGGTTGAAGTAATTTGGATTGCTTCGCTTCCGATTATACCGTGCTGTTCGAGAAATCTCTGTTGGGCCGCCCGTACGGCATTTACAAAAGCCGTCGTGCGGTCTTTTTTACTTCGCTTGGACACTAAAATGGAGTAACTGTCCGCCTGATGCAATCTTTCTTTAAAGAGCCGCCGTACAAGAAAATCGTAAAGCTCATTCGGCGTGTAGCGGTACTGAGGGTCGGTGGCGTTGCGGTTACGTATGTAGTTTAGGACCGATGTCTTATTTTTAATAACAGCATAGAACCGGAAGTTGGTTAAATCCTCAAAGAGGAGTCTGAAAACCTCCCTGCGTATCTCGGGCAGATCATCTTTAGCATGAAACACGTAGTACGTTTTCCTAGCCTGTGGTTGCATTGAGGGAACGGAGCTGAAATACGAGTCTTGCAGTAAATTGGCTCGCAATTCATTCAACTGCCTTTCAATCTTACCCTGATCCCTAATTTCCAACAATCCTAAAATGAAGTAATTAGAACATCCTTCCTTTCCAAAGATGACCTCGCCTCGGCGATTGAATATATACGGATCGCCCGCTTCATCAACATAATAGTAACGATGATGTGATGTTTTTACTGGCATTATTAAAGAGGGGGGAGTTAAATCCCCCCTTCTCTCTCGCTAATCAGCCCAGCCGCGCCTTCAACAGGTCCGGGAGCTGACTGGGCAGGTCGGCGACCGGAACGCCTACCGCGGTCAGCGCCTCTATCTTGCTCTCCGCCGTCCCCTTGCCGCCGGCGATGATGGCCCCGGCGTGACCCATGCGCTTGCCCTTGGGGGCGGTGCGCCCGGCGATGAAGCTCACCACCGGCTTCGTCACGTTTTGGCGGATGAACTCCGCCGCCTCCTCCTCGTCCGTGCCGCCTATCTCGCCTATCATCACCACCCCGGCGGTCTCGGGGTCGGCCTCGAAGGCCGCCAGGGCGTCAATGAAATTGGTCCCGATTATCGGGTCCCCGCCGATGCCCATGCAGGTGGACTGCCCCAGCCCGGCCGCCGTCAGCGACCACACCACCTCGTAGGTCAGCGTGCCCGAGCGGCTCACCAGCCCCACGTTTCCCGGCCGGTGGATGTGGCCGGGCATGATGCCCACCTTGGCCTTGCCCGGCGAGATGATGCCGGGGCAGTTGGGGCCGATGAAGCGGATGCCCCTCGCCCGGTAGTAGTGGTAGGCGCGCAGGACGTCCAGGGTGGGGATGCCCTCGGAGATGCAGACGGCGAGCTTTATCCCCGCGTCGGCGGCCTCGAAGAGCGCGTCGGCGGCGAAGCGCGCCGGAACGTAGATCACGCTCGCGTCCCCCCCGGTTTTCTCGACCGCCTCGGCCACCGTGTCGAAGACCGGGATGCCGTGGACCTTTTGGCCCCCCTTGCCCGGCGTGACCCCGGCCACGACCCGGGTTCCGTACTCGACCATCTGGCCGGCGTGGAAGGAGCCGTCGCGGCCGGTGATGCCCTGAACGACCACGCGGGTCTTCTCGTCTACGAATACGCTCATCGTCCCCCCCTCGCGGCATGGACGGCCTTCTGGACCGCCTCGTCCAGGTTCACCCCGGCCTCGATGCCCGCCTCGGCCAGCATCGCCCGCCCCCGGTCCTCGTTGGTGCCGGTGAGCCGCACCACAAGAGGAATCGCAAGCGGCCTCTTTTTCAGGGCCGCCAGGAGCCCCGCGGCGATGTCGTCGCAGCGCGTGATGCCCCCGAAGATGTTCAAAAGAATCGCCTTGACGTCCGGGTCGCCGGTGACGATCTCCATGGCGACGAGAACCTTGGCGGGGTCGGAGGAGCCGCCCACGTCGAGGAAGTTGGCCGGCTCGGAGCCGAAGTGCTTTATCAAATCCATGGTGGTCATGGCCAGCCCGGCGCCGTTGACGATGCACCCCACGTCCCCCGAGAGCTTGACGTAGGAGAGACCCGCGTCCTTGGCCTTGAGCTCCAGCGGGTCCTCGGCGCTCTTGTCGCGCATGGCCTCCACCTCCGCTTGGCGGAAGAGGGCGTTGTCGTCGAAGACGATCTTGGCGTCAATGGCCACCGCCCGGCCGTCGGAGGTGATGACGCAGGGGTTTATCTCGGCCAGGGAGGCATCGGTGGCCAGGAAAAGCCGGTAGAGCTTTTCCAGGAAATCGGCGAGCTGCCTCCGGACGCCCAAGTCCCCGCCGAGGAAGCCGGACAGCCGCCGCCCGTGGTGCGGCCAGAATCCCACCGCCGGGTCCACGGGGAGCTTCAGGATTTTTTCCGGCGTCTTGGCCGCCACCTCCTCGATGTCCACCCCGCCCGCCGCCGAGACCATGAACACCGGGAACTTCGACGCCCGGTCCAGGATGATGCCGAGGTAGAGCTCGTCGGCGATGTCCACCGCCTCATCTATGAGCACCCGCTCCACGACGAGACCCTTTATGTCCATGCC from bacterium harbors:
- a CDS encoding outer membrane beta-barrel protein encodes the protein MRKALVVLLLLLMAASFAEAPRKPISGFAVGLFGGYWAYSGPSYLFHDGVSGSLRVGYRFRGGELELYGFFEYTGLLMPDMWRAWDLNPTGNLMTFGISPRISFSPTTWISPYFGAGPMYTLRTTSLNIERQSGDPFNYLQNAQNFAVFVEVGAEFPLQPSLIVEVGFHYIHPFTPEVERFSGMTFGAGVSFFF
- a CDS encoding DUF3800 domain-containing protein, with amino-acid sequence MPVKTSHHRYYYVDEAGDPYIFNRRGEVIFGKEGCSNYFILGLLEIRDQGKIERQLNELRANLLQDSYFSSVPSMQPQARKTYYVFHAKDDLPEIRREVFRLLFEDLTNFRFYAVIKNKTSVLNYIRNRNATDPQYRYTPNELYDFLVRRLFKERLHQADSYSILVSKRSKKDRTTAFVNAVRAAQQRFLEQHGIIGSEAIQITSTDSTHCGGLQSTDYFLWALQRFYEKGEERFIRYLWDAVRLVQDIDDTSNKPYGEYYTKRQPLNWI
- the sucD gene encoding succinate--CoA ligase subunit alpha, producing MSVFVDEKTRVVVQGITGRDGSFHAGQMVEYGTRVVAGVTPGKGGQKVHGIPVFDTVAEAVEKTGGDASVIYVPARFAADALFEAADAGIKLAVCISEGIPTLDVLRAYHYYRARGIRFIGPNCPGIISPGKAKVGIMPGHIHRPGNVGLVSRSGTLTYEVVWSLTAAGLGQSTCMGIGGDPIIGTNFIDALAAFEADPETAGVVMIGEIGGTDEEEAAEFIRQNVTKPVVSFIAGRTAPKGKRMGHAGAIIAGGKGTAESKIEALTAVGVPVADLPSQLPDLLKARLG
- the sucC gene encoding ADP-forming succinate--CoA ligase subunit beta, whose amino-acid sequence is MKIHEYQAKELFRKFGIPTSRGVVVTDPAQAPKAAAEVGYPCVVKAQVHVGGRGKAGGVKLARNEAELIEHARAILGMDIKGLVVERVLIDEAVDIADELYLGIILDRASKFPVFMVSAAGGVDIEEVAAKTPEKILKLPVDPAVGFWPHHGRRLSGFLGGDLGVRRQLADFLEKLYRLFLATDASLAEINPCVITSDGRAVAIDAKIVFDDNALFRQAEVEAMRDKSAEDPLELKAKDAGLSYVKLSGDVGCIVNGAGLAMTTMDLIKHFGSEPANFLDVGGSSDPAKVLVAMEIVTGDPDVKAILLNIFGGITRCDDIAAGLLAALKKRPLAIPLVVRLTGTNEDRGRAMLAEAGIEAGVNLDEAVQKAVHAARGGR